The DNA region TCGGTCTAGCAGATTGGGCCCGGCCCAGCAGATTTTAGCGGCTTAAATATCAATTCCCAATTTATATCCCATCCGTCCGTATTTTATCTACATATAATCCCAACTGTTGATCGGCCTTTATTTCTCTCCGGTACTCTTTTCTTCTACCTCGAGAAGATCGAGCGTTGATTTCAACGATGGCCTCGGTCGTCTCCGTAGCCGCCTCCGCCACCTCCGCCGCCGCCTCCACCGCCTCGGCGAGCCCTAATCTTCGCCTCTCCCTCCTCCGTCACGCATCTGCAACTCCGTCCCTTGTCCGTTTCCCTTCAAATGGTCCGGCCCACGGTTCCCTCCGCGTCGGGCTTCCACCTCTGCGAAGAGCACCGGCTTCTCTTCGTCCACGCGCCGTCATCGCTCCTCCGCCTTCCTCGTCCCTCCTCTCTGACTCTACCCGGACTCTTTCCTCTCTCTTCGCCTTTGCCTTCTCCGTCTCCGAAGTCATCCTCTCCTTCATCCGCCGCCTCGCCCAGCGGGCCGCTGCTCAGGCTGTTCCCTCCCTGGAGGAGCAAGCACAACTTCGATCTCTCCAGGGGAACCTGGCCTGGGCTGTGGGCCCCCTCTTCTTCGCTGCTCGTCGAGTGGCGCGGCCGTCGGGATACCTCAACACCCCGCTCACGGTGGTGGCCGCAGGGATGGCGAAGTGGCTTGACATCTACAGCGGGGTGTTGATGGTTAGGGTGCTGCTGAGTTGGTTCCCCAACATTCCTTGGGATCGCCAGCCCCTTTCTGCAATTAGGGATCTATGCGATCCTTACCTCAATCTCTTCAGGAACATCATCCCTCCAGTCTTTGATACCCTCGATGTCAGCCCCCTTCTGGCTTTTGCTGTCTTGGGAACTCTTGGATCGATACTCAACAGCAGCCGGATGATGAAGTACTAAAAAGTAGGTGCATTTCTCTCTGattcttttttcatttttaactATACTTGTCAAGAATATGCAATCGTTTGCAACGATTTTGTGATGAACGAAGATAAGCACTGCAAGTTTAATCTTGGTAATGCTTGTATAATTTTCATGAAAGATACCATTTTCTATTTGCTAATGTTCTGTGCTTGGATCTTTTTATTTCGTGCCATGTGAATTGGCATCATTGCTCATTTAATCATGTTTGGTAGTTGGTACAATTGAAATTCATGAAATTGATTTCTGATGAGAAGATAGGCAATGGCTTCTTTAAGAATGCCAATTTTTCATGTTTAAGTGTAATGGGCATGGAGCCTTTTTTTTCCGTCAGTGGTAGATCAACTTGCAATTGCTCTTAGGCTAGTCGTTCATGAGCAAAAACATTTTGATTCTTGGAATAAGAGTAATAAACTGTCCTTGAACGATAACAATTTTAGTTATTTGATGAACCATCATTTATCTTTCAGTACTTCATGGTTTAGCTTAATTGCAATTCCTTATATTGGTTATGATGCATGTTCTAATCGATTCTAGTTCTTTATTACATTATAAAGGATACtctgattttttatttatttttctaaatggaaacATTGGCAATCTCATTACTCACTAAATATAGGGGTGGATTTTCTCAATATTATAGCACTGCATAATCCTTCACTTTCCTTCAAGGAATGTTAAAAGTATTTATGGAACTTGGAAAAAAGAATATCAATTCATTTACCCCTCCAAAAAAAACTAATGCCAAGTAACAAAAATAGCAGAGATAAACATTGATAATTTTAGGTAATCTGACCTTTTTTGGGGGTTTAGCCAACATGATGCATCATCACATCATTTGTAGGCATTTCGTTCATGTAAGGTTATTGCGATAACACAACTTTCCCATTAAGAATTGAATAATTTTATTGTTTGGATTTAGGAATAGAGAGAAAATGTGGGTCGGGTGTAGATAATTCATTTCTATCCAAACCTGCAAATGTTTTGCATAGGGGTAGGTATTTTCACACGAGGCATGCAATGGCTCCAGTTTGACTGGTTGTTCATCTGATGGAACTGCAAATTTTCAAAGTACACAGATCAAATTGTTTTAAGTAATTTAtcctttcttgttgtttataTATTCGTATCACTCCTTTGAAATAAAGTTATACCCTTAATGCAATATTAAGATtgaaatctctctctctctcttcttatttatttatttttcttcttttgaaaTATCTACCCATTTTGGTCTGAATTGCTCTTGCATAGCACACTCTAATAGCGAACCGTGATAGTTGTTGAACTAGTAAGAACACCTTATGCATTTAGAAATTGGCACAAGacaccttttttttttctcattgtcCATGATCAACCTACTATCTACATGCCAACACACCTCAAACTGACTGTTCAAGGCTCGATCATAAACACTCAGTAACACTCGGGGATTTCACAAGGTGAAATGGTAACAAACCTCACATCATTATCACTTGTGGGGTTGCTCCTCCATCCATAGTTCCAGGCCATTTCTTTTCATGGCAATGTGATTCTTCCAATGTTTGCTAATTTTAATGTTTGGCT from Zingiber officinale cultivar Zhangliang chromosome 4B, Zo_v1.1, whole genome shotgun sequence includes:
- the LOC121975697 gene encoding ylmG homolog protein 1-2, chloroplastic-like, encoding MASVVSVAASATSAAASTASASPNLRLSLLRHASATPSLVRFPSNGPAHGSLRVGLPPLRRAPASLRPRAVIAPPPSSSLLSDSTRTLSSLFAFAFSVSEVILSFIRRLAQRAAAQAVPSLEEQAQLRSLQGNLAWAVGPLFFAARRVARPSGYLNTPLTVVAAGMAKWLDIYSGVLMVRVLLSWFPNIPWDRQPLSAIRDLCDPYLNLFRNIIPPVFDTLDVSPLLAFAVLGTLGSILNSSRMMKY